A single region of the Changchengzhania lutea genome encodes:
- a CDS encoding DUF2254 domain-containing protein — translation MKGNFHKVFDYIFKLESKIAFYPTLISLAGFLFAFFMYYIENLDVSKYLVENVPWLVINNVDTARIILATFVAGLISIMVFSFSMVMILLSQASSNFSPRVLPGLISNRRHQIILGIYNSCLLYCIFTLIAIEPTGDKYQLPGFSVLLAIVFMTLCLGAFIYFIHSISQEIQINNIMSAIFNKAKGRLNRLIESEKDTSAKFPDASNWQVIKSPTSGYLEDISLLTIYNEISQNDIKADILVYKGDYIFKDAPLLNIEKKLDEEATNNLLSAFDFSKSELIEDNYVLAFKQTTEITVKAMSPGINDPGTAVNAIDYLTELFLLRMQKKDTSYYYDASGVAWIHIKSVDFKTLLYTVMASLRTYCKHDVIIVQKLFGMLKYLLNCADCINNTYKESVKVEVESLYQDASSAIENENDLALIKASMDTFVV, via the coding sequence ATGAAAGGAAATTTCCATAAGGTTTTTGATTATATTTTTAAGTTGGAAAGTAAAATAGCTTTTTATCCAACTCTTATAAGTTTGGCAGGTTTTCTGTTTGCCTTCTTTATGTATTATATTGAAAATCTCGATGTATCAAAGTATCTCGTTGAAAATGTACCGTGGCTCGTCATAAATAATGTCGATACCGCTAGAATTATACTAGCAACCTTTGTTGCAGGTCTTATCTCTATCATGGTTTTTAGTTTTTCTATGGTAATGATTTTACTCAGTCAAGCATCAAGCAATTTTTCACCTAGAGTTTTACCGGGTCTTATCTCCAACAGAAGACACCAAATTATTTTGGGAATCTACAACTCCTGTTTGTTGTATTGTATATTTACGTTAATAGCCATCGAACCCACTGGAGATAAATACCAGCTCCCCGGATTTTCTGTGCTGTTGGCCATTGTTTTTATGACACTTTGCCTGGGCGCTTTTATATATTTTATCCATTCCATATCCCAAGAAATCCAAATCAATAATATTATGAGTGCTATCTTTAATAAGGCTAAAGGTAGACTTAATAGGTTGATTGAATCTGAAAAGGATACCTCTGCAAAATTTCCAGATGCTTCGAATTGGCAGGTTATAAAATCGCCAACTTCTGGCTATCTTGAAGACATAAGTTTATTGACCATTTATAATGAAATATCTCAGAATGATATAAAAGCAGATATTTTAGTTTATAAGGGCGATTATATTTTTAAGGACGCTCCGCTACTAAATATCGAGAAAAAATTAGACGAAGAAGCCACTAATAATTTGCTGTCTGCCTTTGATTTTTCAAAGAGTGAATTGATAGAAGACAATTATGTATTGGCATTTAAACAAACTACCGAAATTACAGTAAAAGCGATGTCACCAGGTATTAATGATCCTGGAACTGCCGTAAATGCTATAGATTATCTTACCGAGCTTTTTCTATTGCGCATGCAAAAAAAGGATACGAGTTATTATTACGATGCATCTGGAGTGGCTTGGATTCATATTAAGAGTGTCGATTTTAAAACCTTGCTCTACACGGTCATGGCATCGTTAAGAACGTATTGCAAGCACGATGTCATTATAGTTCAGAAATTGTTTGGCATGCTAAAGTATTTGCTGAATTGTGCCGACTGTATTAATAATACTTATAAAGAAAGTGTCAAGGTAGAAGTAGAAAGCCTTTACCAAGATGCTTCAAGCGCTATCGAAAATGAAAACGATTTGGCACTGATTAAAGCTTCAATGGATACTTTTGTAGTATAA